One window of Hypanus sabinus isolate sHypSab1 chromosome 18, sHypSab1.hap1, whole genome shotgun sequence genomic DNA carries:
- the cfap157 gene encoding cilia- and flagella-associated protein 157, with protein MPPKKKERSVSPAAAGEKVEPFNAVEKELYIIQVKDLESRVSRYQRRLDELEVTKTDSEEKHEQLSKDLQDVIAYLKKGLNQRIDEITDLNDKVDDLIQSKETEKERYEAQLSQMRREFQEAKDQLTSENMILAGKLDALEEFRVQKDELMAKFAALEQQLKQQEEEHSDIIYKLERRAVIDKDRLKKEMITRVNTVATEFRRISKKQVAETTKRAIRENISISNQLGKMSEKSMKIIKENDELKVEAMKQWRNINILEESQKELVRKNLSNLKVIQMLTEKCKQQQKTLEGCMQREKVAQQFELTIKDLEAQNESLRNEVTSLKKELETKHSQLENQKTSMENQEKRTKQMEKVLSDAAYALKDALLDSTECADESSPIISVNKTDSEMAVYTHRSLMMQKLLLLLNNAAVLGLGPSPEEFVNSELQIIEYQPGKIAERHGSASSAKGSGMLSHYKVGDLGLVPRPKQQITPNLADKVGQLSKTTRLCLLRPFPRPRPTPTQMNCLPKDLATEDQGVQNSILPKITAAYCLQDQVCKPAT; from the exons GTACCAACGGAGACTGGATGAATTGGAAGTGACAAAGACCGATTCTGAAGAAAAGCACGAACAACTTAGCAAAGACTTGCAAGATGTTATTGCCTATCTGAAGAAGGGCCTGAATCAGAGAATTGATGAGATCACTGATCTGAATGACAAAGTAGATGATTTGATACAATCCAAGGAAACTGAGAAGGAGAGATACGAAGCTCAGTTATCACAGATGCGTCGAGAGTTTCAGGAAGCTAAGGATCAACTCACATCAGAGAACATGATTTTAG CTGGAAAGCTTGATGCTCtggaggagtttcgagttcaaaaGGATGAATTGATGGCAAAGTTTGCTGCACTTGAACAGCAGCTGAAACAACAGGAGGAAGAGCACAGTGATATCATTTACAAATTGGAGAGGAGGGCAGTGATTGATAAAGACAG GTTAAAGAAGGAGATGATTACACGGGTCAATACTGTGGCTACAGAGTTCCGTCGCATTTCAAAGAAGCAAGTGGCAGAAACGACAAAAAGAGCCATACGTGAGAATATATCCATCAGCAACCAGCTGGGAAAGATGTCGGAAAAAAGCATGAAAATAATCAAAGAAAATGATGAACTTAAAGTGGaagcaatgaagcagtggaggaacATTAATATTTTAGAGGAAAGCCAGAAGGAGCTGGTCAGAAAGAATCTCAGCAACTTGAAG GTTATTCAAATGCTGACTGAAAAATgcaaacagcagcagaagactctGGAAGGGTGCATGCAGAGAGAGAAGGTGGCTCAACAATTTGAGTTGACAATAAAAGATCTTGAGGCTCAGAATGAATCTCTAAG GAATGAAGTCACATCTCTTAAGAAGGAGCTGGAGACAAAGCATTCTCAACTAGAGAATCAGAAGACATCCATGGAAAATCAAGAAAAGCGCACAAAACAGATGGAGAAAGTCCTCTCTGATGCTGCCTATGCTTTGAAGGATGCTCTACTG GATAGCACAGAATGTGCAGATGAAAGCTCCCCTATCATCAGCGTAAACAAGACGGATTCTGAGATGGCAGTGTATACTCATCGAAGTCTAATGATGCAGAAACTGCTGCTGTTACTGAACAATGCAGCTGTCCTGGGACTTGGGCCTTCACCAGAGGAATTTGTGAACAGTGAGCTGCAGATCATAGAATATCAACCAGGGAAAATAGCAGAAAG ACATGGTTCTGCCTCTTCTGCCAAAGGTTCAGGCATGTTGTCCCACTATAAAGTAGGTGACCTGGGTCTGGTTCCACgaccaaaacaacaaattactcCCAACCTTGCTGACAAAGTGGGCCAGCTATCGAAAACAACACGTCTTTGTTTGCTCAGGCCATTTCCGAGACCGAGACCAACTCCAACCCAAATGAATTGTTTGCCCAAG GATTTGGCCACTGAAGATCAAGGAGTACAGAACTCAATCCTGCCCAAAATCACTGCGGCATATTGCCTCCAGGACCAAGTTTGCAAACCAGCTACCTAG